A region of the Enoplosus armatus isolate fEnoArm2 chromosome 8, fEnoArm2.hap1, whole genome shotgun sequence genome:
CTCAAAGGATATCAGCTCCCTCCTGCTGATCCTGAAACGCTCCTCCAGCTTCTGCAGAGACACGACAGAAACCAAAGCGTGAGAGACACAATGTTTTCTTTCGACCCGTCTCTGGAAAAGTCACGTTtccttattttctattttacttttctctgttctttttttattggcGTACGAAATGATACACGTTGTGCCTTTTTATGCTAAAATACACTTCTTGACGGCAGCTCTGAGGCTGAAACTTTGTCGAACTTGAAAGTGAAACATTACTTGTGAGCACCTTGAGTGACACTGAGGTCGGCAAGAGCAGCGTACAAAACATACAGTTAGCGCTAACCGTCACTGGTTTAAATGACAAGTGTTGCAGGCAGCAGGTCATGTCAGCGGAtgctaattaatgttaattccATGACACTTCGTCACACATCATGTGTGAGGGAAGAACCTCCACTCTGAGACTCGACTGTGCAAGTTATTCCTCACTTTCAGGAGTCGCAGTCGTTCATTCAcatcatatcaataatttaagcttaTGAACTTCATAGTCTTGAATCCGGAACTTCAGCAGATACCCAATCTTAAAGGACTCGGATCAGGGCCAAAACACTCGTTCAGGcgtttgttttgtaaaatctgatttgatttctgtgttgttcatgtgttttgtcGTGTTTTGCACCTCGGGGGGCAATATTATTAATTAAGGTTTGccaaaacacaattaaattGTGATGTGATTATTAACACAAAGTTAATAACACTTTCTTATTCCcccatttctttttccaaatcGAACAAGTTTTGGTTTCAAAATATGttgaatatgttgtttgttaCCGTCCTGCAGGTCGTTTTCCACCTGCTGAGGTAGATCCGCCTCACAAACACCTGAGCAAGAGCAACATGATcctcctgtgagtgtgtgtgtgtgtgtgtgtgtgtgtgacttacaTCAATGAGGTGTTTGACCTCCTGTTTCTTGAGGTCACTGCTGATCTTAGCAGCCAGTAGGATGCAGGCGGCTGACACCAACTTCCTGTAAAACATCGACATCGTTAAAGTGGCAGGACGTCCTTCTGTAGAGTGAATGTACGGTCACATTAGTCTTCGGTTCAACAACattacctcacacacacactcctaaacaAACtaaagagtgtgtgagagtgaagcTACAGACTGCCCTCCTGAGACTAGCTGTGGTACGAATCATCACCTAAACTGTCACATATTGTCGATGTTCAGTGTGAACGAGCTCTCAAAGCACAGTGTGAAGTTTTCTATCACGAGGgagcaacatgaaaacatgttgtgTTAAAGAACAGTATGAAGTTCCAGTGTACCTCCTGTGCTACGAAGCGTTACAGAGCCTTCATGCAGCTGTCGTGTTGTATGAGGATGTGAAAGTACCTGTTCTGTTTGTTGAGTCGACCCTGCAGCACCAACTTCTCAAAGTAGACGAACGCCATGGCGATGGTGACGGGCTGCATGCCGCAATCCTCCCCAACgactctcatctctctcttcagaCTGCGAGATGGACGGAGACAAAGACAGTTTTTAATATCACATAATTATTTACAGTACTTATATTTAAGCCTCACTGCATATAAACGTAAATTATTCCGTTGAGAGTTTCATGAAACTACAAGATGTTTACCTTCGTATTTTGCTGAGAGTGAGTTTAATGTGAGGGAACTTCTCCTTAAACGTCTCGTTCATGTCTTTCTTCAGATCGGACGGTTTGACGTATTCTATTACCGTCGTCTGGAGGACAaaaagacgagaggagaggagaagatgtgatgaaagaaagaaaacagagagaacagaaaaaggcaaaggggaggaggaagagaagaatgCATAAACAAGAGCAAAGAGGAGATTTATAGTCATCTCAAAGTGTAAACAGAGACATTGGGTTTAGACTTCATTTACATTCAGAGGATATATTCTGCTGCTTCACTCtgagcacacactgtacactcatGTCTACACACTATATATCTGTGCACCTTTACTTCATTACAGATCAGAGTAGTCCACTACAGACTCCAGCTTTATTACATTCACAGTATGGAGAAAAACGGTGGGAGCAGATCATTAATATTTGCCAGTTCTTCGCttatttaaattaaacagtCTCACAGTATATCTCTGGACAGTTAAGTCACCAACTGAAAGACAGGACAAAGAGCAAAGAGACAAGAAGCTGGTGTTTGGGTCCAGACTGTGACTCAACATTTAAACCTGCTCTCTTCATTATAGTACAGAGAGCAGAGATAGTCCAGTCTGCATGGTGTGATGTCCCAGTAGTGATTCTTAAACTCCTGAGTGAAGAATCATGTACATGTACGCCTCACTGTGtggttcatgtgtgtgtgtgtgtgtgtgtgtgtggatgatgtgtttctgttctccGTGTGTTTGTAGTTTAGTGCAGAGAGTTGACGCTGTAGTGGGTGGTGAGATCACACTATTACACTAATTACACGTgcaatgctaacacgctaacacacacacacacacacacacacacacacacacacacacacacacacacacacacacacacacacacacacacacacacagagtaagaTCAGTGACAAAGCAGCCCACCTCAGCAGTAATCTTCTCTGATGGATTAAACAGTGCTGataaagcgtgtgtgtgtccatagtTTTTAATTCATCTCAGTGGAGGGATAAAACTAAGCTGCTGCCTATAGGATAATTATGTTGATGTAAAagagccgtgtgtgtgtgtgtgtgtgtgtgtttcttttctcagtAGTGATTATTCTGTTCTCAGAGCTCTCTAATCCTCgatccttcttcctcctctttccttctgtcgtctcttctttattttctctcctttcagcGTTTCATTCTGCTCCTTTACTCCTGTTTCTTAGATTGAAGGTGTAATTTTGCTATTAGTTGTCATTTTTGGACGCAACAATACAATTAGGATGAAGGTTATAAAGATAATTTTCGTCCCCACAGAAATAAACCAGatggaaaaaagagagacaaaacaaaactaccAAACACCTCAATTATCTGAAATCAGTGATGTGCTGATCTTATTAAATAAATCCAATCCCACATACTGTTTCTTCACAACTCTTCTTCACTGCTGATTGAGTTCAGGATGGAGATCAGTGATTTTCTTTGCATTGTATGTGACTTATAATCAAACTGTAGAATGTTTTTCAGTGCAGGTCAGACTTCAAACAGTCGTCAGTGTCTTCTTACCATGTAGGAGGCGAAGATCAGCACCCGCTTGTGTTTCCCACAAGGCCACTGGGGGTCATTGAGGAGGTTAGGGTCGTAGTCTGTCACATCTTCCACACCtggacgacacacacacacacacacacacacacacacacacacacagagtgaagtCAGTGGaagtgaaaatataataatcagAAATGACCCTGTTTTGCAAGAGAGTAGACCgtgaagtgagtgtgtgagtgtgtaatgGAGGAAGAACGCAGTGACGTGCTCTTTTATAACAtgtcaattaatcatttagctGGTTTAACTGAAtcttttgattgatttgatttgtgtgaATGTATCCTCGTTATCCAGATGCCACGCAGAAGCATCTCCCAGAAAGACAGATACCAGAGTTATCTCAGTGCggtgtttagcttagcttagcataaagactggaagcagggggaagctGCTAGCCTGGCTTCACTTCAAACGGCATCCGTCTCTTTTCTTGATTTTATGCTGTGCCTGagtagaaattaaataaaactacaCGCTGACTCACACACAACAGCTGGGCTCAGTAATGAAAGCTGCATCTCAGAAGTCCTGACCTGAAGCTGACGGCGTCACACAGTTTCATAACTCTGAACAAAACGATtggctgcatgtttttgtgaCTCGTGAGCAAACTAACATATGATGTCGGCAGCTTTGAGAGCCTGAAGGGAGACGTTACAGGAAGACTAAAAATATAAACCTGCTATCAGTGTGCACACTGACGAACACACGGTCTCAGAGGTTTTGTGActctaaaatacacacacagctgtgttgtGTTAATGAAAGGTTCAGGATTAGAGAGAGAGCTTTAGAGGCTAATACAGGGCTGTGtcactgtgggtgtgtgtgtgtttatagatAGCGTGAGACACACagtgtgtacatatgtatacacGTGTGTTTAAAATATAAAGAGAACAACACTCACAGCTGCAACAACTCTCTCATCCCTCCACcctgtgtttgctttctcttcctctctttacatcctctttctccttcttctgtagttttattctttctctctctgcagccataGTCACACCCCTCTGCCTCCACTTCCTGTATCTCAGTCTAAATGCAGGGACACACAACTATCAGTTGTGTGGTGAAATCCTGACATCACAAGATGACATGGCCACGGTATAATCTGAAATGTAGGGGCATGGCACCAATGCTattgagacagtgtgtgtgtgtgtgtgtgtgtgtgtgtgtgtgtgtgtgtgtgtgtgtgtgtgtgttacccagGTCCAGTCCCACAGTGCTGTTCAGTCTGCTGGGTGGGCAGCTCCTGCCCGGCATGCTGTGTGTGCTCCTGGACACGGGAATCTGTAGCGTCAGGTCGCTGGTCGACGATGGCTTGTGCCTCACCAGGGCGTTGGTGGGGTACAGGAACTGGGCGTACGACACCGACtgagaccgagagagagagagagagagagagagatgaatctATAGGATCTGAACACATGAAGCGCTCACTGATCATAAcatccacctgtgtgtgtctgaatgtgtgtttatctaCCCTGCCGTAGGTCTCCAGCTGAAAGCCCTCCAGCCCCGGCAGCATCTCCAGGGTGGTGGAGATGTTCCCAGACGAGTGCCTCCTCCTGGGGTGGTTTAATGTAGGGTCACtggagagggaggcagcagtGGTTAAGGTGAGTGGAGAACAGACTCGTTCCTGGCAGCAGGAATATAAACTGAGGACAGCTCAGATCAAAGATTCGCAACATGATGGATCTGATTCAGAACAGTCACAAGTCACTGGCTGTCGTCTGTTAGCATCTGTAACCAATCAGTGCTCAGCGTATCACTCTAGATATAGACGTGAGACTGACAAAGTGATGTAGCTGTCAACCTTCAATATTATTGTAATCAGAACTTACAGAAGGACTTAAAAAAACATACCTTAGTGCTTAAAACGcttaaaaacaactttatttttctaatcATGGGGTGTAATGAACTGTGCAGCCTCCAGGGGGTGCTAGTGGAGCTTTAGATTTCTAGTCTAGTTTGAAGAAAAGACTAAGACATTGTCAAAACAGTATATTACAACATGTATTGCATCTCTTTCATATTCTAAAACCTCCTGAGCAGCACCCGTTAACCCTCTGAGATCATTACTGACGAAACTCTGCAGATACACATGTTGCCATCCTCCCTACGTCTTCCTGCCTGTAGCGTGTTAAGGTGACAGGGTGGGAGATGTGCTTCACAGACATTCCTGTGAGTGAAAGGTCACTTCCCGCCACAGCCACATGTTCTGCTGATCACACTGAACCACAGCATCAGCTACAAGATAAAAGTGgaagtggaataaaaacaaaccccaaGAAGACCAACGTTACTCGCTCTGCCTGAagtactgaatgtgtgtgtgtgtgtgtgtattcaaactgtgtgtgtgtgtgttcagaataATCAGTGTGTGCATAACAGATTAGTTTTGTACTGATACTTCCTaaactgtgcatgtgtggtgtGAGTGTGACGTGATGATAAACATGCACAAGGGCTGCTGTAGATTAATCagcgtgtgtgaatgtgatggagagaaagggatTAGGACACGTTTACGTAACTGTAATAACATCTGTATTTCATCTGTGTGTTCATACAGTATCATCATCCAGTAtcagtatttgagtgtgtgtcagagataGAACAGGGGAACGTGATAAAGGTACGTTCTGCTCCATGTTTATCTGTAAATGTGTCTATAAAGACCTAAGTGCGTGTCGGTAGTGAAGTTTACATGTGattatatcagtgtgtgtgtgttgattacCTGAGGTAGAAGCTTTCTCCATAGGGCAGAACAGAGAAGGCAGCACACAGAGATCTCTTAGCACAGATCAGCACGATCctgaaacacaagcaaacacacacattagaggTTATGTTGTTATAACACCTGCTTATTGGTGCAACTTGGCAACGTTGTCAAGGTGGGCAGTGGCGTTCCTTATCAGACGAACGCACAGAAAACCAACTTTAAAGTTGGGCTGAGCAATTAATCGAAGAGAGACCAAAAGCAAAAAGACTCAAGCCTCAGGATCTGCAGGCGGGACGTAACGCTGAGaggcatttcatttgaatgttgagaagtgggcgtgtcataaccgacGTACCACGCTGTCGGCTAACTACTGAACgtcagctctgtgctgctcaAAGTTGAATATTGATTGATGGTTGGATGCCATGATGTTATTTGTTGGTTCAGGCGTATGTAAGCACAcctcatattttgttttacaggaagaaaacatgattggattttgatataagaatgCAAAGTCTGGTATTTTAGCTTATCCTTGTTCTAATTTATTGCAGTTATTTATCATATTCACTCTTCTATTGAATTGTATGTATTATACGTATgtattatacatttatatatatatatatatatatatatatatatatatatattaagagCATATTTTCAGTAAGTGGAAGTGCTGAGCTCATGTCAAGATATAAAACCATAATTTcaatacaattcaattcaattctatttaatttatatagcgccaaatcacaacaaaagtcatctcatgacactttacaaatagagcaggtctagaccgactctttttaatgttattacagagacccaacagttcccgccatgagcaagcactttggcgacagtgacaaggaaaaacgtccttttaagaggcagaaacatccagcagaaccagactcatctgctttgaccggttgattttatatttgttattgtataatttcccccccggggatcaataaagtatttctgattctgattctgattttaaaaCAGGATCATATCTCTCCTCAGCAGGGACTTGAATGTTTTGgcaacacatgcaaacacacacacacacttgacatttTTCTAATTGCACCTTTAACAGAGGCTCTGCTGAACAGCGACGTGTTATAATGGGGTTTCAAGGGAACagactatatgtgtgtgtttatcttttattgAGGATCCTCCGGAGTATAACGCCCTGTGGAGTGGAGTCTGGTTTGTGTCttagaggaaaatgtttacagtCATTATCTTTGGCTCAGAAACCAAAGAGACTGGAAGATGATTCACATTGTgtaaaaacatatacacacttaTCTCTGAGTTTATCATGTTTGTGATGaatccttttcttttctatatatacacacacacacacactagttcTATCTGCAGCCACTAGAAGACCTCGAATCATTGACCTTTTGTTTCCCTGACGGCATTAAAACATGTCAGAGGGAACAGCAACAGACGCAAAAGCTCCCAATTCAAATCAAACTAAGACTCCAACCAGCTCTACAGTTAATCAGAATActggcagagagagcagcaaaTCTACCAAAGTAGTTACATAACCTGGATTAAACAATATGAGCCAATAAAATACGAGCTTTGAAGGAGCAAACACTCATCTTATAACCTGCTACGGAGGgttgtgttgagtgtgtggGTGCAGGTAAAGACGGGGGTGGTTCTGGGACGCTGCTACACACTGTTGAGCCTTCTCAAGAAACAGCAGTTATTGAGAGGGCGCCCTGTAGACCGACTGCACTCTTACACTCacacattaattcattttgataCCATGTTCCTTTCTTTGGTAAGATAGTACATCATTCAACAAAGGTGTCTCATACCAGCGGGGCTGATAAATAACGGCTATCTGTAAGACTAGTGGAACCAGAGAGGGCCATGGCATTCACATGAAGCTTATCAAGCCAGAGGGGCCGGCCACTGtgcttcaacctgagcagacaCAACGTAGATATAACGCCGGGTCATGCTGCCAAGTATCTGCTCTTGGCTTGGGTGAGGATATGATTCGAGGACACTTTAAAGGTGCACTAGGTCAGAGGACGGTGTGACAGGTTTTCTGATATAATTAGTAACCTCTTGTAAGACTAGTGGAGGTAGATAAGCAGTGATAGCGGCTGAACTACAGAGTGGGCCAACGTCATTAAGAGTATACTGCTCATCAAGACAGAGGGGCCATGGAGTTTCTGCTCTCTGCATGGGTGAAAGCAGTTAAAGGCAGCTTAAAGGTGCGTTAGGTCAGGGAGAGAATGGTGTCACCTGTCAGATGGTTGAGTAGATTTATGACAGCACAGCCTGAACCCCCCCTCTGCAGGGCCTTCTGATAGGTCAAAACATCACTTAACATGAATACTGAGCTTCCATATGAATGCTCACCCaacttttggcacattttactgtgttgATAACTTTGTCCTAActttaaaacttgtttttaaatacatgttttctaTGTATTATTCATTAATTACAACTGCAAGCTAGCAAGGTTATTCATCATCCGCTAGCCAGACTGCACAACTTACCAAAAAAACTAACAATGTCAACCAGAGTTAATTTCACAGATCATGAATTATGGTGAAGAGGTGGCTTTTCATTACATTATGAATATGTATTGCTGTACTAAACAAGATGTGCCAGCTATAAAACAGTGACTTGAAGGAGCAtttctacattttgggaaaatatctTGTTTGATGTCTTACACAGAATTCGATCAATATCAGTTTCACCCAGTGTGTCCAGTACAGAGGTAGGTCCAGGACTTGTCCAGGTCCAGGACTACTAGCTACTGAAGAGCAGCTAGAACAGGACACACAAGacgagaaaataaatatatctttTTATCTGACTCCAGcaataacatacagtatatgtctgTTAGTCCTTTAAGCGTTGCCAGACTGTGCTGTCGAAGTACTTTGtttcaaaactgtcaaacatcaaacagtGTAAATTTAGcatcaaaataataaagttgTAAATATCAGTCATC
Encoded here:
- the cables2b gene encoding CDK5 and ABL1 enzyme substrate 2, translated to MAAAAACGQHSAVITAAVSGKKTHNNREHSRRNRENSRRRQAALLFLSNISLDGRPVQSNSTENVGSHHHTATDLEGADAGSAAAAAAAGLCPELGNSSYGTFSSLAASVSCGAVNPSPAPRTGLLNIPPILVLPSDTGFNDVGSAEVLLECRRGSFPSPGNSNLLSPSPSNASLLPSPLGPRKSSTLLSVQSCNSVSSEPRQRTRNLSGGSPRPRHTKKIHFIKNMKQYDTRGSRIVLICAKRSLCAAFSVLPYGESFYLSDPTLNHPRRRHSSGNISTTLEMLPGLEGFQLETYGRSVSYAQFLYPTNALVRHKPSSTSDLTLQIPVSRSTHSMPGRSCPPSRLNSTVGLDLGVEDVTDYDPNLLNDPQWPCGKHKRVLIFASYMTTVIEYVKPSDLKKDMNETFKEKFPHIKLTLSKIRSLKREMRVVGEDCGMQPVTIAMAFVYFEKLVLQGRLNKQNRKLVSAACILLAAKISSDLKKQEVKHLIDKLEERFRISRRELISFEFTILVALEMALYLPESKVMPHYRRLVQQQQL